CCGAGCCGCTGGTGATAGCCGCGACCAGCTCCTGATCCCCCACCTTCAGGACCACCTCGGCCATCACGGCTCCGACCTTGACCTTCTTAATGGTCCCAGGCAATTGATTCCGAGCGCTC
This is a stretch of genomic DNA from Candidatus Methylomirabilis tolerans. It encodes these proteins:
- a CDS encoding TOBE domain-containing protein, which gives rise to SARNQLPGTIKKVKVGAVMAEVVLKVGDQELVAAITSGSAKRMKLKVGDKVFAVIKATEVMIAKE